A portion of the Hoylesella buccalis ATCC 35310 genome contains these proteins:
- a CDS encoding teichoic acid biosynthesis protein B, translating to MKKIGYIVLVLLLGAVTNVSAQSQDKKKEPFDKKVSKFLKKTKKELEQAGHELGDAIGFNDRIDGKSDLLKVNGSYYMPLYSKDLYKGEDALTYRKTCTQLFRKKYPKVSIQSVAIPQKEWVLETVEKDGELVGYQRTLHCFIIARDGEEGYINAKFTYRQYKNVGQEFQNVKGWWPKWERTDFMTNSVYEQLLNL from the coding sequence ATGAAGAAAATAGGGTATATCGTGCTTGTCCTTTTATTGGGAGCAGTCACGAACGTGTCGGCGCAGAGCCAAGATAAGAAAAAAGAGCCTTTTGATAAAAAGGTGTCGAAGTTTTTGAAGAAGACCAAGAAGGAGTTGGAGCAGGCCGGACACGAGCTTGGCGATGCCATTGGCTTTAACGACAGGATAGATGGAAAGTCTGACTTGCTGAAAGTAAACGGGTCTTATTACATGCCCTTGTACAGCAAGGATCTGTACAAAGGCGAGGATGCGTTGACGTATCGCAAGACCTGCACGCAGCTGTTTAGAAAGAAATACCCCAAGGTAAGCATCCAGTCGGTGGCTATTCCACAGAAAGAATGGGTACTGGAGACGGTTGAGAAGGATGGCGAACTGGTGGGATATCAACGAACGCTGCACTGTTTCATCATCGCCCGTGACGGTGAAGAGGGGTATATCAATGCCAAATTTACCTATCGACAGTATAAAAATGTGGGACAGGAGTTTCAGAATGTGAAGGGCTGGTGGCCGAAATGGGAGCGTACCGACTTCATGACCAACTCGGTTTACGAACAACTTTTAAATCTATAA
- a CDS encoding heavy metal translocating P-type ATPase — protein sequence MIKKTIPVVGMACSACSAHVERKLNSLPGIQSASVSLPGRSALVEYDEKEISLEQMKREINAIGYDLVIESDRSVEEIERNAYRQLKRKTLLSWLFAVLCMAVSMRWISLGSVQVSNQVTMLLALANFVYCGRQFFVSAWKQLLQRSANMDTLVALSTGIAFVFSAFNTFYGERVWGSRGIEWHTYFDASVMIITFVLTGRLLEERAKDSTAGSIRQLMGLSPKTAHLVSGEQTEDIPLSTVKIGDVLEVRAGEKVPVDGEVTWATSFMLEDGAYVDESMITGEPTPALKQVGASVLAGTVISQGKLRFKAQQIGEHTALAQIIQMVQQAQGSKAPVQRVVDKLALVFVPVVMGVAVLTFALWWLLGGNEALPQAILSAVSVLVIACPCAMGLATPTALMVGIGKAAEKNVLIKDATALESLRKVNAMVIDKTGTLTIPNQQIDFTKADDLPLEARETLKPNAREAMLELQNEAGVEVYMMSGDKEEAAKYWAQKAGIRHYQSKVLPQDKENLVRKLQREGKQVAMVGDGINDTQALAMADVSIAMGRGTDVAMDVAQVTMMGDDLRRLPQAIHLSKKTVSMIRQNLFWAFIYNIVCIPLAAGVLHLFGVNFQITPMWASALMAFSSVSVVLNSLRLKYVK from the coding sequence ATGATTAAGAAAACAATACCGGTGGTGGGGATGGCATGTTCTGCCTGCTCTGCCCATGTGGAGCGGAAGCTCAATTCCCTGCCGGGCATCCAGTCAGCGTCAGTCAGTCTGCCAGGCAGAAGCGCACTGGTAGAATATGATGAAAAAGAGATTTCACTCGAACAGATGAAGCGTGAAATCAATGCCATAGGCTATGACCTCGTGATAGAGAGTGACCGGTCGGTGGAAGAGATAGAGCGCAATGCGTACAGACAACTGAAGCGAAAGACACTGCTGTCGTGGCTTTTTGCCGTGTTGTGCATGGCCGTTTCGATGAGATGGATTTCATTGGGGTCAGTCCAAGTGTCCAATCAAGTGACCATGCTGCTGGCATTGGCCAACTTCGTCTACTGCGGTCGCCAGTTCTTCGTATCTGCCTGGAAGCAGTTGCTGCAAAGGTCGGCCAACATGGATACGCTCGTGGCACTCTCCACGGGCATCGCATTCGTCTTCAGTGCGTTCAACACTTTTTATGGAGAGCGTGTTTGGGGCAGCAGAGGCATTGAGTGGCACACTTATTTTGATGCCTCGGTGATGATCATCACCTTCGTTCTCACCGGCAGGTTGTTGGAAGAGAGGGCCAAGGACAGCACAGCCGGCAGTATTCGCCAGCTCATGGGCTTGTCTCCCAAGACGGCTCATCTGGTCAGTGGTGAGCAAACGGAGGACATCCCTCTGTCTACCGTCAAGATCGGTGACGTGCTGGAGGTGCGTGCGGGTGAGAAAGTGCCGGTAGATGGTGAGGTGACCTGGGCGACCAGCTTTATGCTCGAAGACGGTGCTTATGTTGATGAGAGCATGATAACCGGTGAGCCCACGCCGGCATTGAAGCAGGTTGGGGCATCGGTGTTGGCTGGTACCGTCATTTCGCAGGGCAAACTTCGATTTAAAGCCCAACAGATAGGCGAGCATACGGCGTTGGCTCAGATTATCCAAATGGTGCAGCAGGCACAGGGAAGCAAGGCCCCCGTGCAGCGCGTTGTCGACAAGTTGGCTTTGGTCTTTGTGCCGGTAGTCATGGGGGTAGCCGTGTTGACATTCGCGCTATGGTGGCTTCTTGGTGGCAACGAGGCTCTTCCGCAAGCCATTCTGTCGGCTGTCTCGGTGCTGGTCATCGCCTGTCCGTGTGCCATGGGCTTGGCAACACCCACGGCATTGATGGTGGGCATTGGAAAAGCGGCTGAGAAGAACGTGCTTATCAAGGACGCAACTGCGCTGGAAAGTCTGCGTAAGGTCAATGCCATGGTCATCGACAAGACCGGCACACTGACCATTCCGAATCAGCAAATCGATTTTACCAAGGCTGATGACTTACCCCTTGAAGCGCGCGAAACGCTGAAGCCGAATGCCCGCGAAGCCATGCTTGAATTGCAAAACGAGGCTGGGGTGGAGGTCTATATGATGAGTGGCGACAAGGAAGAGGCCGCCAAATATTGGGCTCAGAAGGCGGGCATCCGCCATTATCAAAGTAAGGTGTTGCCCCAGGATAAAGAAAACTTGGTGCGCAAGTTGCAGCGTGAGGGCAAGCAGGTGGCCATGGTGGGCGACGGTATCAATGACACGCAGGCCCTGGCGATGGCAGATGTGAGCATTGCCATGGGGCGGGGAACCGACGTGGCCATGGATGTGGCGCAGGTAACAATGATGGGCGATGACCTTCGGCGCTTGCCACAGGCCATCCATCTGAGCAAGAAAACGGTGTCGATGATTAGGCAGAATCTCTTTTGGGCCTTCATCTACAACATCGTTTGCATTCCGTTGGCGGCCGGTGTGCTGCATCTTTTCGGTGTCAATTTCCAGATAACGCCCATGTGGGCCAGTGCTTTGATGGCCTTTTCGAGCGTGAGTGTGGTGCTCAACAGCTTGCGATTAAAGTATGTGAAGTAG
- a CDS encoding heavy-metal-associated domain-containing protein has product MEKKTFTVNGMACDHCKAKVERTLSCLKGVDSAEVDLANHTVAVNYDEELIKPANMKKAVDEAGYELQV; this is encoded by the coding sequence ATGGAAAAGAAAACATTTACAGTAAACGGAATGGCTTGCGACCACTGCAAAGCCAAGGTAGAACGCACATTGTCGTGCCTCAAGGGTGTAGATTCGGCTGAGGTTGACCTGGCCAATCACACGGTTGCGGTGAATTATGATGAAGAGTTGATAAAACCAGCGAACATGAAAAAAGCTGTCGATGAGGCTGGTTACGAGTTACAGGTGTAA
- a CDS encoding helix-turn-helix domain-containing protein — protein MKNQQKPSTADKKRASADGSVLYIKNMVCDRCIMAVRQLLQRQGIAPQSVELGVVKLAEELNKEQLETLEKGLRQLGFELLDDKRQQTIDRIKTLIVDLVHYHENRSQLNLSDYLAQQLHSEYSSLSKLFSEFTGITIERYFILQRIERVKELIFYDQLSLTEIAYKLNYSSVAYLSSQFKQITGMTPSQFKALKKNMRRGLDTI, from the coding sequence ATGAAGAATCAGCAAAAGCCATCTACTGCCGATAAGAAACGAGCATCTGCCGACGGAAGTGTGTTGTACATCAAGAATATGGTGTGCGACCGCTGCATCATGGCTGTGCGGCAGTTGCTACAACGGCAGGGTATCGCACCTCAATCTGTAGAGTTAGGGGTGGTAAAACTGGCTGAAGAACTCAATAAAGAACAGTTGGAAACACTCGAAAAAGGGTTGCGGCAGCTGGGCTTTGAACTGCTTGACGACAAAAGGCAGCAAACCATCGACCGCATCAAAACCCTCATTGTCGACCTGGTTCATTATCATGAAAACCGCTCCCAGCTCAACCTCTCCGACTATCTGGCACAACAGCTGCACAGTGAATATAGCAGTTTGAGCAAGCTTTTCAGTGAATTTACGGGCATCACCATAGAGCGTTATTTCATTCTACAACGCATTGAGCGTGTCAAGGAGCTGATTTTCTACGACCAGTTGTCGCTCACCGAGATAGCCTATAAACTCAATTATTCGAGCGTGGCTTATCTATCGAGCCAATTTAAGCAAATCACGGGCATGACGCCCTCGCAATTCAAGGCATTGAAGAAAAATATGCGTAGGGGATTGGACACCATCTGA
- a CDS encoding MATE family efflux transporter, whose protein sequence is MQQHRDNYTFLTQGPVYRVIGTMAVPTIVSMLVTSLYNVADTYFVGKINTQAVAAVGIVFSVMFVIQAFSFFFGNGSGNYIARELGAQRHHNAEAMASTGFFYALAAGLVIMVVGLLLLKPLSVWLGSTPTILPYTEKYLGIILLGAPLMTGSLCLNNQMRFQGNASFAMWGIVAGAIVNIGLNPILIFWLDWGITGAALATVFGQLASFVVLLRMTRHGGSIRISFRHFSTSRIYIKEILAGGTPSLSRQGLTSVASILLNVAAARYGDAAVAAMSIVNRFTMIIMAFVIGLGHGFQPFCGFSYGARLYGRVRKGFWFAVRIGTCFLLTCTVLGWFFSDAIVELFRNDSEVIRIGTQALRWQLVSLPAMAFFLMSNMLMQTIRKTFRANLLAASRSGLFFIPLIVVLPHFLGLQGVMMSQACSDACSILLTLPLLYKTFSELRRAQQTETPSSEKG, encoded by the coding sequence ATGCAACAACACAGAGACAACTATACATTCTTAACGCAAGGGCCCGTTTATCGGGTTATCGGAACCATGGCTGTGCCCACGATTGTCAGCATGCTGGTTACCAGTTTGTACAATGTAGCCGACACCTATTTCGTGGGAAAGATCAACACTCAGGCCGTCGCGGCCGTGGGCATCGTGTTCTCTGTGATGTTCGTTATCCAGGCATTCAGTTTCTTTTTCGGCAATGGGTCGGGCAACTACATCGCTCGCGAGCTCGGGGCGCAGCGGCATCACAATGCTGAGGCCATGGCGTCGACGGGCTTTTTCTATGCTCTTGCGGCAGGATTGGTCATCATGGTGGTAGGTCTTCTCTTGCTGAAGCCTCTCTCCGTCTGGCTTGGCAGCACGCCTACCATCTTGCCTTACACAGAGAAATACCTCGGCATCATACTCCTTGGTGCGCCTTTGATGACCGGTTCGCTGTGCCTGAACAACCAGATGCGTTTCCAAGGCAATGCGTCGTTTGCCATGTGGGGCATCGTTGCCGGCGCCATTGTCAACATTGGACTTAATCCTATCCTTATTTTCTGGCTCGACTGGGGTATCACTGGTGCGGCTTTGGCCACGGTTTTCGGTCAGCTGGCCAGCTTTGTGGTGCTGCTGCGCATGACCCGTCACGGCGGAAGCATCCGCATCAGCTTTCGTCATTTTTCCACCTCGCGCATCTATATCAAGGAGATTCTGGCCGGTGGAACGCCCTCTCTGTCACGCCAGGGGCTCACCAGCGTGGCCAGCATCCTGCTCAATGTGGCTGCGGCGCGCTATGGTGACGCAGCCGTGGCAGCTATGTCTATCGTCAATAGGTTTACAATGATTATCATGGCCTTTGTCATTGGACTGGGACATGGCTTCCAGCCGTTCTGCGGGTTCAGCTATGGTGCTCGCCTCTATGGCCGTGTGCGGAAGGGTTTCTGGTTTGCGGTGAGGATAGGAACCTGCTTCTTGCTGACTTGCACCGTGCTGGGATGGTTTTTCTCGGATGCCATTGTCGAGTTGTTCCGCAACGATTCAGAGGTAATCCGCATCGGCACGCAGGCCTTGCGCTGGCAGTTGGTGTCGTTGCCAGCCATGGCGTTTTTCCTTATGTCTAATATGTTGATGCAAACCATCCGTAAGACGTTCCGCGCCAACCTGCTGGCTGCCTCGCGCAGTGGCCTGTTCTTCATCCCGCTGATTGTTGTGCTGCCCCATTTTCTGGGCTTGCAGGGCGTGATGATGAGTCAGGCTTGCAGCGATGCCTGCTCGATACTCCTTACGCTGCCGCTATTATATAAAACGTTCAGTGAGTTGAGGCGGGCGCAACAAACTGAAACGCCAAGTAGTGAAAAAGGTTGA
- a CDS encoding UDP-N-acetyl glucosamine 2-epimerase: protein MNICIVAGARPNFVKVAPIIRAIQKAADAGRDISYQLVYAGKEDDPTLEKSLFDDLQMPYPDTYLGVDCENLNQLTGLVMAGFEHYLQTHPTDVVIVVDDLASTLATAIVTKKQGVTLAHLVAGTRSFDINMPKEINRLVIDGLSDLLFTAGMGSNSTATREGAELSKIYMVGNILMDTLRFNHSRLQRPATLDELGVREGDYIVFTLNRKALLADKANLKDMLHAMLDKAAGKMVLAPLRSRSAAVVAELLGSNHPTFRLIKPLSYLQFGYLTAHACGVITDSGNVAEEATFNNIPCITLNSYTEHIETVKVGSNVLVGEDAQLLGKAVEDMVNGTWKKCAIPDRWDGRSAERIVQILLEQS from the coding sequence TGGTTTATGCCGGTAAGGAGGACGATCCCACCCTGGAGAAGTCGCTTTTTGACGATCTTCAAATGCCCTATCCAGACACCTATTTAGGGGTTGATTGTGAGAATCTCAACCAACTCACCGGACTCGTCATGGCTGGCTTTGAGCATTATTTGCAGACCCATCCTACCGATGTCGTGATTGTCGTGGACGACTTGGCTTCTACGTTGGCAACGGCCATCGTGACGAAGAAGCAAGGCGTCACCTTGGCGCATCTGGTCGCAGGCACGCGAAGTTTTGATATCAACATGCCCAAAGAAATCAACAGACTGGTCATTGATGGGTTGAGCGACTTGTTGTTCACGGCCGGTATGGGCAGCAACAGCACTGCTACGCGTGAGGGTGCCGAGTTGTCGAAGATATATATGGTGGGCAATATCTTGATGGATACGTTGCGCTTCAATCACAGCAGGCTGCAACGTCCTGCCACGCTTGACGAACTGGGAGTGAGAGAAGGCGACTACATTGTTTTCACTTTGAACCGCAAGGCTTTGCTGGCAGACAAGGCAAACCTTAAAGACATGCTCCATGCCATGCTCGACAAAGCCGCCGGCAAGATGGTGTTGGCGCCGCTTCGCAGTCGTTCGGCAGCTGTCGTGGCTGAACTTTTAGGTTCAAATCATCCCACATTCAGGCTGATAAAGCCACTTTCCTACTTGCAGTTTGGCTATCTCACCGCTCATGCTTGCGGTGTGATTACCGACAGTGGCAATGTGGCCGAAGAGGCAACGTTCAACAACATTCCCTGCATCACGCTCAACAGTTACACCGAACATATTGAAACGGTCAAGGTCGGTTCCAACGTTTTGGTTGGCGAAGATGCCCAGTTGTTGGGCAAGGCCGTTGAAGATATGGTCAATGGCACATGGAAAAAATGCGCCATTCCCGATCGATGGGACGGAAGGAGCGCCGAGCGAATCGTACAAATATTATTGGAACAGTCATAA